In Candidatus Eisenbacteria bacterium, the following are encoded in one genomic region:
- a CDS encoding HDIG domain-containing protein encodes MKIFTFRTRQTAGARRGRRRAPDRLGLGGGSPRKEKISVFRVGIVVGTLAVVLAVYMPLGPGNFFVPSEGQIAKADILAPFDFPVLKDEETLRREREAEAAKVPPVVQVREEVTTRMEQEIREFFLDVERIIDTEGEVEDQRRMIADLDVPLSETAQNILLDLASETRLRQEVIAFYQEVLEKGVLNDKGLFLDEGYDRIAVARDDEEYVLGIDNFLDLEELSILATERGRAVFGDQRSQLNTFFEVTTHFAAPNFFYDVHETEVRRQARRDAVSPHTEFYLKGQKIIGAHERVTKNHVRVLRSLEKKWTEERMKQRPWQRVLPHAGRLLAAMTVIVLFALYIHRHRPRVYARDRHMLLLAVIGVIGIGLTALVGGFGLSLYLIPVPLVAMLATLLFDDRVGIALTGAFLLLVSLVEGLPLPLVFTLGVGGAAAVYGVAGLRERKSFWNSLLYLAAAYVISIGAADFLHLVPGLETLQKIGFGLLGAFTSVGLAMISLPVFEAVFRVTTNVTLLELSDLNRPLLKNLALMAPGTYHHSIMVGNLSEAAAERVGANSLLARVGAYYHDIGKTTKPEYFVENQGGGENKHDRLSPKISALILISHVREGVELARKEGLPREIVDVIREHHGDTLMAFFYEKAKAADPESEVPEGEFRYPGPKPRAKENGIVMLADVAEAATRALVEPTPGRIRERILEVTDAKFRENQLDECDLTFRELRAIQESFVPILTSAMHSRIRYPDEVRREEARFAVGDLLRKSPERKV; translated from the coding sequence TTGAAAATCTTCACGTTCCGCACACGCCAAACCGCGGGGGCCCGGCGGGGGCGCAGGCGCGCCCCGGACCGGCTCGGTCTCGGCGGCGGTTCCCCCCGGAAGGAAAAAATCTCGGTCTTTCGCGTGGGGATCGTCGTCGGCACGCTCGCCGTGGTCTTGGCCGTCTACATGCCCCTCGGCCCGGGCAACTTCTTCGTCCCCTCGGAAGGGCAGATCGCCAAAGCGGACATCCTGGCTCCCTTCGACTTCCCCGTCCTGAAAGATGAGGAAACGCTCCGGCGCGAACGTGAGGCGGAAGCGGCCAAGGTGCCCCCGGTGGTGCAGGTGCGCGAAGAGGTCACCACCCGGATGGAGCAGGAGATCCGGGAGTTCTTTCTCGATGTGGAGAGGATCATCGACACCGAAGGGGAGGTGGAAGACCAGCGCCGGATGATCGCCGACCTGGACGTCCCCTTGAGCGAGACGGCGCAGAACATCCTCCTCGACCTGGCGAGCGAGACGCGTCTCCGCCAAGAGGTGATCGCCTTTTACCAGGAGGTTCTGGAAAAGGGGGTGCTGAACGACAAGGGACTCTTCCTGGACGAGGGATACGACCGGATCGCCGTCGCCCGGGACGACGAGGAGTACGTCCTCGGCATCGACAACTTCCTGGATCTCGAGGAGCTTTCGATCCTGGCCACCGAGAGGGGTCGGGCGGTCTTCGGGGACCAGCGTTCTCAGCTGAACACATTCTTCGAGGTGACGACGCACTTCGCGGCGCCCAATTTCTTCTACGACGTGCACGAAACGGAAGTGCGCCGCCAAGCCCGCCGGGATGCGGTCTCCCCGCACACCGAGTTCTACCTGAAGGGGCAGAAGATCATCGGCGCCCACGAGAGGGTGACCAAGAACCACGTGCGGGTGCTTCGGTCCCTGGAGAAGAAGTGGACCGAGGAGCGGATGAAGCAGCGCCCCTGGCAGCGCGTTCTTCCCCACGCGGGACGGCTCCTGGCGGCGATGACCGTGATCGTCCTTTTCGCGCTCTACATCCACAGGCATCGCCCCCGGGTTTACGCGCGGGACCGGCACATGCTGCTGCTCGCGGTGATCGGCGTGATCGGGATCGGGCTCACCGCCCTCGTGGGGGGATTCGGGTTGTCGCTCTATTTGATCCCCGTTCCCCTGGTGGCGATGCTCGCCACGCTCCTCTTCGACGACCGGGTCGGTATCGCCCTCACCGGCGCCTTCCTTCTCCTCGTCTCCCTGGTGGAGGGGCTGCCGCTTCCGCTGGTCTTCACCCTCGGCGTGGGCGGGGCGGCGGCGGTCTACGGCGTGGCGGGGCTCCGGGAGCGGAAGAGCTTCTGGAACTCCCTTCTCTACCTGGCCGCCGCCTACGTGATCTCCATCGGCGCCGCCGACTTCCTGCACCTCGTGCCGGGGCTGGAAACGTTGCAGAAAATCGGTTTCGGCCTGTTGGGCGCCTTCACCAGCGTCGGCCTGGCGATGATCTCCCTTCCCGTCTTCGAGGCGGTCTTCCGCGTGACTACGAACGTCACACTTCTGGAACTTTCCGATCTGAATCGTCCGCTCCTCAAAAACCTGGCGCTGATGGCGCCGGGCACGTATCATCATTCGATCATGGTGGGAAATCTGAGCGAGGCGGCGGCGGAGCGGGTCGGCGCGAACTCGCTGCTCGCCCGGGTGGGCGCCTACTATCACGACATCGGGAAGACGACCAAACCGGAGTATTTCGTCGAGAACCAGGGGGGAGGCGAGAACAAGCACGACAGGCTCTCGCCGAAGATCAGCGCCCTCATCCTGATCTCCCATGTGCGGGAGGGGGTCGAACTGGCGCGGAAAGAGGGGCTCCCCCGGGAGATCGTCGACGTCATTCGTGAACACCACGGCGACACGCTGATGGCCTTCTTCTACGAAAAGGCGAAGGCGGCGGATCCGGAGTCGGAGGTGCCCGAGGGTGAGTTCCGCTATCCGGGCCCGAAGCCCCGCGCCAAGGAGAACGGCATCGTCATGCTCGCCGACGTGGCGGAGGCGGCGACCCGAGCCCTGGTGGAGCCCACGCCCGGCCGTATCCGAGAACGCATTCTGGAGGTAACGGACGCCAAGTTCCGCGAGAACCAGTTGGACGAGTGCGATCTCACCTTCCGGGAGCTGCGCGCGATCCAGGAGAGCTTCGTGCCGATCCTGACCAGCGCCATGCACTCCCGGATCCGCTACCCCGACGAGGTGCGACGCGAGGAGGCCCGTTTCGCCGTTGGAGATCTACTCAGAAAATCTCCTGAACGAAAAGTATAG
- the ybeY gene encoding rRNA maturation RNase YbeY gives MEIYSENLLNEKYRVDVALFRRLAEEILTEIHGAEGEAGLAFVSDDRIRELNRSYRNVDQPTDVLSFCFADEEYSGGVLGDVYISLETAERQAAEREETLARETLRLMIHGLLHLAGHTHDTEPDGGRMRALEERLFERYRDRVAGSCRPAAAPGSGEAEGEHST, from the coding sequence TTGGAGATCTACTCAGAAAATCTCCTGAACGAAAAGTATAGGGTCGACGTCGCCCTTTTCCGGCGGCTGGCCGAGGAGATCCTCACGGAGATCCACGGCGCCGAGGGCGAGGCGGGCTTGGCTTTCGTCTCCGACGACCGCATCCGCGAATTGAACCGCTCCTATCGGAACGTCGATCAACCCACCGATGTGTTATCCTTTTGTTTCGCCGATGAGGAGTACTCGGGCGGCGTTCTCGGGGACGTCTATATCTCCCTGGAAACGGCGGAGCGGCAGGCGGCGGAACGGGAAGAGACGCTCGCCCGGGAAACCCTCCGTTTGATGATCCATGGACTGCTCCACCTTGCCGGCCACACCCACGACACGGAGCCGGATGGCGGGCGCATGCGCGCCCTTGAGGAGCGGCTTTTCGAGAGATACCGGGACCGGGTGGCCGGATCGTGTCGGCCCGCCGCCGCCCCCGGGTCCGGAGAGGCGGAAGGAGAACACAGCACATGA
- a CDS encoding fused MFS/spermidine synthase, translated as MNSNRVSTMVFLCFFLSGIAGLVYEVLWIRQLSLVFGTTSFAVSTVLASFMGGMAIGSWLFGRIADRRRDPLRLYAILEAATGVYCLFIPVLFGLVNRIWVLTSHSMGGDFYSMSLVRFALCFLTLVLPTLFMGATLPVLSRFVVRRLDRIGAGVGRLYGLNTFGAVIGTFSAGYLLIGSIGVWKTTLIAVALNFIVALLAWTLHRSEGGAAPVESAPAEKAETPDRRLSAIRWAILIGIALSGFASLSYEVAWTRLLSLVLGSSVYAFAAMLTTFLLGIALGSTIISRLADRFRNAYSAFAAIQAAIAVGVLLVTPLFDRLPTVFLHLYARMGERFWSFQMVQFLLCFLVMFVPTLLIGATIPLVVKALTGRVNEIGKGVGKVYAFNTFGAIAGSFFSGFVFIPLLGTQKTIAVAAAVNLATAIAVIVLHRRPRLVLRTLLAGGLAVLFAVLVLLGGRWDRYMLNTGFFDSPRYSLHEVGRKGYREYIYSYDIIYFEEGTYANVAVSQEAGNLFLQINGRTEASTTSDMSNQILVSQIPMLIHPDPKEVLVIGLGSGITLGSVVTHPVDYAECVEISPAVVRAAAYFRDWHGDVTKNPRVRMILDDGRNYLLASERAYDVIVSEPSKPWISGVSNLFTRECYQLLREHLKPGGIACQWFHYYSMSPRDFRITLRTFLSVFPYVQVWNADNNVFLLGSDEPIQIDTESIRRRMESVEVRRDLDRIDVKTVYRLLGHYMFGEKEAREYVGKGPLNTDDLPLIEFSAPRHRNSYQHEEILRSMLEAYPRFDNFPLVGQIAQNGDTIDFRLAGFRFRSPVQWQTGVATVVRSVVEEERLEEEVEGPLLAYRMEAKLAGSRGEELGIFAFSRVGFSQDKLRRTLERLAPGLSAMERVEVEGNTAFWAEYEPGERPLAAITWFYPPNKLHYLVQMVGPPDASPGELRRLLVEGVSCSPLAVDEPVDNLRMED; from the coding sequence ATGAACAGCAACCGGGTTTCGACGATGGTCTTTCTCTGCTTCTTCCTGTCGGGGATCGCGGGACTCGTCTACGAGGTGCTCTGGATCCGGCAGCTCTCGCTCGTGTTCGGCACCACCTCCTTCGCGGTTTCCACGGTGCTCGCCTCCTTCATGGGGGGGATGGCGATCGGGAGCTGGCTTTTCGGCCGCATCGCCGACCGACGGCGCGACCCGCTTCGTCTCTACGCGATTCTCGAGGCGGCCACCGGCGTCTACTGCCTCTTCATTCCGGTCCTCTTCGGGCTGGTGAACCGGATCTGGGTGCTCACCTCCCATTCCATGGGGGGCGACTTCTACTCCATGAGCCTGGTCCGCTTCGCGCTCTGCTTTCTGACCCTCGTTCTCCCGACTCTCTTCATGGGCGCGACGCTCCCCGTGCTCTCCCGTTTCGTGGTCCGCCGCCTCGACCGGATCGGCGCCGGCGTCGGCCGCCTCTACGGGCTCAACACCTTCGGCGCCGTGATCGGGACCTTCTCCGCCGGTTATCTGCTCATCGGATCGATCGGCGTGTGGAAGACCACGCTCATCGCGGTGGCGCTCAACTTCATCGTGGCGCTCCTCGCCTGGACGCTGCATCGCTCGGAGGGGGGCGCGGCGCCCGTGGAGAGCGCCCCGGCCGAGAAGGCCGAGACGCCGGATCGCCGACTTTCCGCGATCCGGTGGGCGATCCTCATCGGCATCGCCCTCTCCGGTTTCGCCTCCCTTTCCTACGAGGTGGCCTGGACGCGGCTTCTCTCGCTGGTTCTCGGCAGCTCGGTCTACGCGTTCGCGGCGATGCTCACCACCTTCCTGCTCGGCATCGCCCTCGGGAGCACGATCATCTCCCGGCTGGCGGACCGTTTCCGCAACGCCTACTCCGCCTTCGCCGCGATCCAGGCGGCGATCGCCGTCGGCGTCCTCCTCGTCACGCCCCTCTTCGACCGGCTTCCCACCGTCTTTCTCCATCTTTACGCCCGCATGGGGGAGAGGTTCTGGTCCTTCCAGATGGTCCAGTTCCTTCTCTGCTTCCTGGTCATGTTCGTTCCCACGCTCCTGATCGGCGCCACCATCCCCCTGGTGGTGAAGGCGCTGACCGGTCGGGTGAACGAGATAGGAAAGGGCGTGGGGAAAGTTTATGCATTTAACACGTTCGGCGCCATCGCCGGCTCCTTTTTCTCCGGCTTCGTCTTCATCCCGCTCCTGGGCACCCAAAAGACCATCGCAGTCGCCGCCGCGGTGAACCTGGCGACGGCAATCGCCGTGATCGTGCTCCACCGTCGTCCCCGGCTCGTCCTCCGGACCCTTCTCGCCGGCGGGCTGGCGGTTCTCTTCGCGGTGCTCGTGCTGCTCGGCGGCCGCTGGGACAGGTACATGCTGAACACGGGGTTCTTCGACAGCCCGCGCTACTCCTTGCACGAGGTGGGCCGGAAAGGCTATCGGGAATACATTTATTCTTACGACATCATCTATTTCGAGGAGGGGACCTACGCCAACGTGGCGGTGAGCCAGGAGGCGGGGAACCTCTTTCTCCAGATCAACGGGCGGACCGAGGCTTCCACGACGTCGGACATGTCGAACCAGATCCTGGTCTCACAGATCCCCATGCTGATCCATCCCGATCCGAAGGAGGTCCTGGTGATCGGGCTCGGGAGCGGCATCACACTCGGGTCGGTGGTGACCCATCCGGTGGACTACGCCGAATGCGTGGAGATCTCGCCGGCGGTGGTGCGCGCCGCGGCGTACTTCCGGGACTGGCACGGCGACGTGACCAAGAACCCGCGGGTCCGCATGATCCTGGACGACGGCCGGAACTACCTGCTCGCCTCGGAGCGCGCCTACGACGTGATCGTTTCCGAGCCTTCCAAACCGTGGATCAGCGGCGTGTCGAATCTCTTCACCCGCGAGTGCTATCAGCTTCTCCGGGAACACCTCAAACCGGGCGGGATCGCCTGCCAGTGGTTCCACTATTACAGCATGAGCCCCCGGGATTTCCGGATCACCCTGCGCACCTTCCTCTCGGTCTTCCCCTACGTGCAGGTGTGGAACGCCGACAACAACGTCTTCCTTCTCGGATCGGACGAGCCGATACAAATCGACACGGAGTCGATCCGGCGACGGATGGAAAGCGTCGAGGTGCGGCGGGACCTGGACCGGATCGACGTGAAAACCGTTTACCGTCTCCTCGGTCATTACATGTTCGGCGAGAAAGAGGCCCGGGAGTATGTGGGGAAGGGCCCGCTCAACACGGACGACCTCCCGCTGATCGAGTTCAGCGCGCCCCGCCACAGAAATTCGTATCAGCACGAGGAGATTCTCCGATCCATGCTGGAGGCCTACCCCCGATTCGACAACTTCCCTCTGGTCGGCCAAATCGCCCAGAACGGGGACACCATCGATTTCCGGCTCGCCGGATTCCGTTTCCGTTCGCCGGTGCAGTGGCAGACCGGCGTGGCGACCGTGGTGCGGAGCGTGGTGGAGGAGGAACGCCTGGAAGAGGAGGTGGAAGGACCGCTTCTCGCCTACCGCATGGAGGCGAAACTCGCCGGATCCCGCGGCGAGGAACTGGGGATTTTCGCCTTCTCGCGCGTCGGCTTCTCGCAGGACAAGCTGCGGCGCACGCTGGAGCGTCTCGCCCCCGGCCTGTCGGCGATGGAGCGTGTCGAGGTGGAGGGAAACACCGCGTTCTGGGCCGAGTACGAACCGGGCGAACGGCCTCTGGCGGCGATTACCTGGTTCTATCCGCCGAACAAGCTACACTATCTGGTCCAGATGGTCGGCCCGCCGGATGCTTCGCCCGGGGAACTCCGGCGTCTTCTGGTCGAGGGGGTTTCCTGCTCGCCCCTCGCCGTCGATGAGCCCGTGGACAACCTGCGGATGGAGGACTGA
- a CDS encoding HlyC/CorC family transporter gives MNAYFWGIGGVTVLVLISAWLAAAESAFFFLSKPIREALRDRTEKRASSLLVLLKRPRRLTLALRVTAVLARLLSASLVLWCALRLAEVRDFHAFWSVAAHLVVVMVLLLAAETVPRAYAIGNAEAIALGAAPMVSALIRIGGPFLGVTVRSLNLFARSMGVRWAIPYPTAEEMLALVEAGEEEGEIEDEEREMIHSIFELGETTVRELMVPRVDVIAVERTRPVRDALDLITTHGHSRLPVYEEGIDRIVGLLYAKDLLRSPVREALDTPVEQVMRPPYFVPEAKRVDDLLHEFQKEKKHLAVVVDEYGGTAGLVTLEDVLEEIVGEIEDEYDRDEALYIVLDDDTVVVNAKISIDDLNERFHINLPADRHETFGGYLYDLEDRVPEEGETFEEKGLQFKVEKVNRQRIARVRIRKLPPPPPEEGVAEGAAGG, from the coding sequence GTGAACGCCTATTTCTGGGGGATCGGGGGCGTAACCGTCCTGGTCCTGATCAGCGCCTGGCTCGCGGCGGCGGAGAGCGCTTTCTTTTTCCTCTCCAAGCCGATCCGCGAGGCGTTGCGCGACCGGACGGAGAAGCGCGCCTCCTCTCTCCTGGTGCTTCTCAAAAGACCCCGCCGGCTCACCTTGGCGTTGCGCGTCACCGCCGTGCTGGCGCGTCTGTTGTCGGCCTCCCTGGTTCTCTGGTGCGCCCTCCGGCTCGCCGAGGTCCGGGACTTCCACGCTTTTTGGTCCGTCGCGGCCCACCTCGTCGTGGTGATGGTTCTGCTTCTCGCCGCCGAGACCGTGCCCCGGGCCTACGCCATCGGCAACGCGGAGGCGATCGCCCTGGGCGCGGCGCCCATGGTCTCCGCGCTGATCCGGATCGGCGGCCCCTTCCTGGGGGTGACGGTTCGGTCCCTGAACCTGTTCGCGAGAAGCATGGGAGTGCGCTGGGCCATCCCCTATCCGACGGCCGAGGAGATGCTCGCCCTGGTGGAGGCGGGCGAGGAAGAGGGGGAGATCGAGGATGAGGAGCGGGAGATGATCCACTCGATCTTCGAACTCGGCGAAACGACGGTGCGGGAATTGATGGTCCCCCGGGTGGATGTGATCGCCGTGGAGAGGACCCGCCCCGTGCGGGACGCCCTCGACTTGATCACCACCCACGGCCACTCCAGGTTGCCGGTGTACGAGGAGGGGATCGACCGGATCGTCGGGCTGCTCTACGCCAAAGACCTTCTCCGGAGCCCGGTGCGGGAGGCGCTCGACACGCCTGTGGAGCAGGTGATGCGCCCGCCCTATTTCGTGCCCGAAGCGAAGCGCGTGGACGATCTGCTCCATGAGTTTCAAAAGGAGAAGAAACACCTGGCGGTCGTGGTCGACGAGTACGGCGGCACCGCCGGGCTGGTCACCCTCGAGGACGTGCTGGAGGAAATCGTCGGCGAGATCGAGGACGAATACGACCGGGACGAGGCGCTCTACATCGTTCTCGACGACGACACGGTGGTGGTGAACGCCAAGATCTCTATTGACGATCTGAACGAGCGCTTTCATATTAACCTCCCGGCGGATCGCCACGAAACGTTCGGCGGGTATCTGTACGACCTGGAGGACCGAGTGCCCGAGGAAGGGGAAACTTTCGAGGAGAAAGGTCTTCAGTTCAAGGTCGAGAAGGTGAACCGACAACGGATCGCTCGGGTCCGGATTCGCAAACTCCCGCCTCCCCCGCCGGAGGAGGGTGTCGCGGAGGGCGCGGCGGGCGGCTGA
- a CDS encoding DUF502 domain-containing protein encodes MFRKLRTYFVTGLLVILPVAITTWLLWKIFIAVDGFLGDLISHYVGRRIPGTGFVATLILILLIGLFASNLLGRRLIALGDYLLHRIPIVRQIYSGVQQISTALLGDKRSEYSRVVLVEYPRTGVYAVAFQTGTLHAPLQDTDGEDLVSVFLPTTPNPTSGFLLLLRREDVIPLPIRVEEAVKFVISGGSVPPLEWRRFSGDGGREAEDG; translated from the coding sequence ATGTTCCGGAAGCTGCGCACATACTTCGTCACCGGGCTGCTGGTCATCCTGCCGGTGGCGATCACCACCTGGCTGCTCTGGAAGATCTTCATCGCCGTCGACGGTTTCCTCGGCGACCTGATCAGCCACTACGTGGGAAGGCGGATCCCCGGCACCGGTTTCGTCGCCACGCTGATCCTGATCCTGCTCATCGGCCTCTTCGCCTCCAACCTGCTCGGCCGCCGGCTGATCGCCCTCGGCGATTACCTGCTGCACAGGATCCCCATCGTCCGGCAGATCTACAGCGGGGTGCAGCAGATCAGCACCGCCCTGCTCGGCGACAAGCGGTCCGAGTACAGCCGCGTCGTTCTCGTCGAATACCCGCGCACGGGCGTCTACGCCGTGGCGTTTCAGACCGGCACCCTGCACGCGCCTCTCCAGGACACGGACGGCGAGGACCTGGTCTCGGTCTTCCTCCCCACGACGCCCAATCCCACATCCGGATTTCTGCTTCTTCTCCGCCGCGAGGACGTGATCCCGCTCCCGATCCGGGTGGAGGAGGCGGTCAAGTTCGTCATCTCCGGCGGCTCCGTCCCTCCCCTGGAATGGCGCCGTTTCTCCGGCGACGGCGGGAGGGAGGCGGAAGATGGATAG